From a region of the Bombus terrestris chromosome 8, iyBomTerr1.2, whole genome shotgun sequence genome:
- the LOC100647853 gene encoding GTP-binding protein 2 isoform X1 codes for MQSFSILQYIPVSTIRSLNSVNIVFGKYNRPTVIHKYILARGSQTTLFAYSFVFVFDMESFLELFDPDNNKHSQKDTWNDSENEGNRMSDCENSSIDDDQEERLPPEPEQGNVEYKLKLINPSSQRFEHLVTQMKWRLREGHGEAIYQIGVEDNGKLTGLSREDMKASLKTLNDMAARLGATTSILRERHANSKNKDITTRHNKEERQIAEVLIRKLRKGDREDQDSIIDLRLAVTGAQDAGKSTLLGVLTQGELDNGRGRARLNMLRHLHEIKTGRTSSISHEIIGFDSKGHVLNYAEMATAEEICEHATKVVTFIDLAGHRKYLRTTVLGLTGYSPHHVMLVVAPPMNEASQEHMALCLTLGLPFFIVVNKIDLGFYSISETINQLENAINAQGYCKQLIMYNNSQMSWNYESEIIPVFNVSCVTGEGLEDLTNFIKNLSPYNVNSADSDPESCLFQIDETFRVAGLNEPVLGGLLVRGAIAPGTRLLVGPLPDGEFSPVKVVSLHRNKTPCCLVRASQSASLTLAPPTNRSPPLPHLRPGMVLISPWDQPHATLFFQATVLIVYHATAIYSGFQTTVHIGNVRQTCIIKGIMDAKDRGLQTNDTASVLFRFVNHPEYLHVGMRLLLREGRTKGIGKITQIFPLIGQQNSMQ; via the exons ATGCA ATCATTTTCAATTTTGCAATACATTCCCGTTTCGACAATAAGATCTTTAAACTCCGTAAATATCGTATTTGGCAAGTACAATCGACCAACTGTGATCCATAAATACATCCTTGCTCGTGGGTCACAAACAACTTTGTTTGCATACAGTTTTGTTTTCGTTTTCG ATATGGAGTCATTCTTGGAATTGTTTGATCCAGATAATAACAAACACAGCCAGAAAGATACTTGGAATGATTCAGAGAATGAAGGAAATCGAATGTCAGACTGTGAAAATTCAAGTATTGATGATGATCAGGAGGAAAGACTACCACCAGAACCTGAACAGGGTAATGTTGAATATAAACTAAAGCTAATAAATCCATCTAGTCAACGGTTTGAACATCTTGTAACACAAATGAAATGGCGTCTCAGAGAAGGCCACGGGGAAGCTATTTATCAAATTG gtGTGGAAGATAATGGAAAATTAACAGGCTTATCAAGAGAAGACATGAAGGCATCATTAAAAACTCTAAATGATATGGCAGCTAGATTAGGTGCTACAACAAGTATACTACGTGAAAGACATGCCAAttctaaaaataaagatataaccACACGTCACAATAAAGAGGAAAGACAGATAGCAGAAGTTTTAATAAGAAAGTTAAGGAAAGGGGATAGAGAGGATCAAGATAGTATTATTGATTTGAGACTTGCAGTCACTGGTGCCCAGGATGCTGGAAAATCAACTCTCTTAG GAGTATTAACCCAGGGTGAGCTAGATAATGGTAGAGGGAGAGCAAGGCTGAATATGTTGCGACACCTTCATGAGATAAAAACAGGTCGTACATCATCGATATCTCACGAAATTATAGGTTTTGATAGCAAAGGGCATGTTCTAAATTATGCGGAAATGGCAACTGCAGAAGAAATATGCGAGCACGCGACGAAAGTTGTTACATTTATAGATTTAGCCGGTCATCGTAAATATTTAAGGACTACGGTACTCGGTCTCACAG GATATTCACCTCATCACGTGATGTTAGTTGTAGCACCGCCTATGAATGAAGCGTCGCAAGAACACATGGCGTTATGTCTTACATTGGGACTTCCATTTTTTATAGTTGTAAACAAGATCGATCTTGGTTTTTATAGTATATCCGAAACAATAAATCAGTTAGAGAACGCCATTAATGCACAGGGATATTGTAAgcaattaataatgtataataacagTCAAATGTCGTGGAATTATGAATCAGAGATAATACCAGTTTTCAATGTGAGTTGCGTTACCGGGGAGGGTTTGGaagatttaacaaattttattaagaatttatcaccatataacgtgaATTCTGCAGATTCAGATCCTGAATCATGTCTGTTTCAAATTGACGAAACTTTCAG AGTAGCAGGTTTGAACGAACCTGTTTTGGGAGGATTGCTTGTGAGAGGAGCAATCGCTCCTGGAACTCGATTGTTGGTAGGCCCTTTACCAGATGGTGAATTCAGTCCAGTTAAAGTTGTTAGCTTACATCGAAACAAGACTCCATGCTGTTTAGTAAGAGCATCGCAGAGTGCTAGTCTAACATTAGCACCGCCAACAAATCGAAGCCCCCCTTTGCCCCATCTAAGACCTGGAATGGTTTTAATATCACCATGGGACCAACCTCATGCTACACTTTTTTTCCAA GCAACTGTATTAATAGTGTACCACGCGACTGCAATATATTCTGGTTTTCAAACAACTGTGCATATAGGGAATGTAAGGCAGACGTGTATCATTAAAGGAATAATGGATGCAAAAGACAGAGGTTTACAAACGAACGATACGGCATCCGTGTTATTTAGGTTCGTCAATCATCCGGAATATTTGCACGTCGGTATGCGATTATTATTACGAGAGGGTCGTACTAAAGGAATCGGTAAAATAACACAGATATTTCCACTAATAGGTCAGCAGAACAGTATGCAGTAA
- the LOC100647853 gene encoding GTP-binding protein 2 isoform X2 — MESFLELFDPDNNKHSQKDTWNDSENEGNRMSDCENSSIDDDQEERLPPEPEQGNVEYKLKLINPSSQRFEHLVTQMKWRLREGHGEAIYQIGVEDNGKLTGLSREDMKASLKTLNDMAARLGATTSILRERHANSKNKDITTRHNKEERQIAEVLIRKLRKGDREDQDSIIDLRLAVTGAQDAGKSTLLGVLTQGELDNGRGRARLNMLRHLHEIKTGRTSSISHEIIGFDSKGHVLNYAEMATAEEICEHATKVVTFIDLAGHRKYLRTTVLGLTGYSPHHVMLVVAPPMNEASQEHMALCLTLGLPFFIVVNKIDLGFYSISETINQLENAINAQGYCKQLIMYNNSQMSWNYESEIIPVFNVSCVTGEGLEDLTNFIKNLSPYNVNSADSDPESCLFQIDETFRVAGLNEPVLGGLLVRGAIAPGTRLLVGPLPDGEFSPVKVVSLHRNKTPCCLVRASQSASLTLAPPTNRSPPLPHLRPGMVLISPWDQPHATLFFQATVLIVYHATAIYSGFQTTVHIGNVRQTCIIKGIMDAKDRGLQTNDTASVLFRFVNHPEYLHVGMRLLLREGRTKGIGKITQIFPLIGQQNSMQ; from the exons ATGGAGTCATTCTTGGAATTGTTTGATCCAGATAATAACAAACACAGCCAGAAAGATACTTGGAATGATTCAGAGAATGAAGGAAATCGAATGTCAGACTGTGAAAATTCAAGTATTGATGATGATCAGGAGGAAAGACTACCACCAGAACCTGAACAGGGTAATGTTGAATATAAACTAAAGCTAATAAATCCATCTAGTCAACGGTTTGAACATCTTGTAACACAAATGAAATGGCGTCTCAGAGAAGGCCACGGGGAAGCTATTTATCAAATTG gtGTGGAAGATAATGGAAAATTAACAGGCTTATCAAGAGAAGACATGAAGGCATCATTAAAAACTCTAAATGATATGGCAGCTAGATTAGGTGCTACAACAAGTATACTACGTGAAAGACATGCCAAttctaaaaataaagatataaccACACGTCACAATAAAGAGGAAAGACAGATAGCAGAAGTTTTAATAAGAAAGTTAAGGAAAGGGGATAGAGAGGATCAAGATAGTATTATTGATTTGAGACTTGCAGTCACTGGTGCCCAGGATGCTGGAAAATCAACTCTCTTAG GAGTATTAACCCAGGGTGAGCTAGATAATGGTAGAGGGAGAGCAAGGCTGAATATGTTGCGACACCTTCATGAGATAAAAACAGGTCGTACATCATCGATATCTCACGAAATTATAGGTTTTGATAGCAAAGGGCATGTTCTAAATTATGCGGAAATGGCAACTGCAGAAGAAATATGCGAGCACGCGACGAAAGTTGTTACATTTATAGATTTAGCCGGTCATCGTAAATATTTAAGGACTACGGTACTCGGTCTCACAG GATATTCACCTCATCACGTGATGTTAGTTGTAGCACCGCCTATGAATGAAGCGTCGCAAGAACACATGGCGTTATGTCTTACATTGGGACTTCCATTTTTTATAGTTGTAAACAAGATCGATCTTGGTTTTTATAGTATATCCGAAACAATAAATCAGTTAGAGAACGCCATTAATGCACAGGGATATTGTAAgcaattaataatgtataataacagTCAAATGTCGTGGAATTATGAATCAGAGATAATACCAGTTTTCAATGTGAGTTGCGTTACCGGGGAGGGTTTGGaagatttaacaaattttattaagaatttatcaccatataacgtgaATTCTGCAGATTCAGATCCTGAATCATGTCTGTTTCAAATTGACGAAACTTTCAG AGTAGCAGGTTTGAACGAACCTGTTTTGGGAGGATTGCTTGTGAGAGGAGCAATCGCTCCTGGAACTCGATTGTTGGTAGGCCCTTTACCAGATGGTGAATTCAGTCCAGTTAAAGTTGTTAGCTTACATCGAAACAAGACTCCATGCTGTTTAGTAAGAGCATCGCAGAGTGCTAGTCTAACATTAGCACCGCCAACAAATCGAAGCCCCCCTTTGCCCCATCTAAGACCTGGAATGGTTTTAATATCACCATGGGACCAACCTCATGCTACACTTTTTTTCCAA GCAACTGTATTAATAGTGTACCACGCGACTGCAATATATTCTGGTTTTCAAACAACTGTGCATATAGGGAATGTAAGGCAGACGTGTATCATTAAAGGAATAATGGATGCAAAAGACAGAGGTTTACAAACGAACGATACGGCATCCGTGTTATTTAGGTTCGTCAATCATCCGGAATATTTGCACGTCGGTATGCGATTATTATTACGAGAGGGTCGTACTAAAGGAATCGGTAAAATAACACAGATATTTCCACTAATAGGTCAGCAGAACAGTATGCAGTAA
- the LOC100647974 gene encoding leukocyte elastase inhibitor isoform X1 — MKTTLIFLCLTATCFGQLIYPDDKLLASTTVPSSIFPNIPQNVQSQDSVKSTINSYQVSSQLPRTSPPILGLGAPRRTKVSYPTTTENTLQDWGNHVNNIIANGVLKFGLDVEREIHRTRGVSLIEQRDNIVFSPTSLAAILAIVLAGSAGRTFDEASKVLGLEAGIDISQNSEVVHQMFGVLLSQLQSKESAGILLPQLNFATAAYVQDGFPILPQFKLLSKEIYQTDIFNVDFIRNGKGAEEMINMWVRQKTKGKITSILNHVPGSGTAMILLSALYFNGEWDQYFLDGATKRRPFFIEPNETVSVNMMYNGGTFPFYLDKKLGAKIIGFPYKGRELSMYVLLPTTPGAKALREFKNKLTVDIIENLIKNAKNETCVIGFPRMKLSTSLSLRPTLAALGLESLFDPVTADLSLISQSNVVTNMNNRNQTNVRPSESRSKLIPTITTSQNGNEKKPQNYNDMIYFPSRFYSSSESRNEDQTGRVVKRNYFTYEDKIRGYNVEQWANGFFLRKTRDIRDVKGKKDRSSYTVEGRSKEYHDNAKIVNLEENKYRFEEQTERNRRQTRPIDQNFLDFVRHQNLPSYGLDSLRNSANLVNPHLFATDVLQKVEMDITEKGTEAAAVTSVVLERDGSQKKFIANRPFIFFIRHDPSKLVLFWGTINVPTPNYPTT, encoded by the exons ATGAAGACTACGCTTATATTCTTGTGTCTCACGGCCACTTGCTTTGGTCAACTAATCTATCCAGACGATAAATTACTCGCGTCTACGACCGTTCCTTCATCCATTTTTCCAAATATCCCTCAAAATGTACAGTCACAAGATTCTGTAAAGAGTACAATCAATTCCTATCAAGTAAGTTCGCAATTACCACGAACTTCACCGCCAATACTTGGACTCGGTGCACCGCGAAGAACAAAGGTATCATATCCAACTACTACCGAAAACACGTTGCAAGACTGGGGCAATCAT GTGAACAATATCATCGCTAATGGAGTACTGAAATTCGGTCTGGACGTAGAACGAGAGATCCATAGAACTCGAGGCGTATCCTTGATCGAACAACGGGACAACATAGTTTTTTCGCCAACTAGCCTTGCCGCGATATTGGCAATCGTTCTTGCAGGTTCTGCGGGTAGGACTTTCGATGAAGCGTCCAAGGTTCTTGGATTAGAGGCCGGGATTGATATCTCACAAAATTCTGAGGTTGTTCACCAGATGTTTGGCGTGCTTTTGTCCCAACTTCAAAGTAAAGAATCTGCTGGGATACTTCTACCGCAACTGAACTTCGCCACAGCGGCATACGTGCAG GATGGATTTCCAATACTGCCGCAATTCAAGTTACTTAGTAAAGAGATTTATCAAACCGATATATTCAACGTGGATTTTATTAGAAATGGAAAAGGGGCAGAGGAGATGATAAACATGTGGGTGCGGCAGAAGACGAAAGGCAAAATTACAAGTATCCTAAACCATGTGCCGGGGTCAGGAACAGCGATGATTCTTTTATCAGCGCTCTACTTTAATGGAGAATGGGACCAATACTTTTTGGATGGAGCTACGAAAAG GAGACCATTTTTCATTGAGCCAAACGAGACAGTTAGTGTCAACATGATGTATAATGGAGGCACGTTTCCGTTCTACTTAGACAAGAAATTGGGCGCGAAGATCATTGGTTTTCCATACAAGGGTCGCGAA CTCTCGATGTATGTTCTGCTTCCAACAACTCCAGGTGCAAAAGCTCTTCGAGAATTCAAGAATAAACTAACAGTTGACATAATCGAGAATTTAATTAAGAATGCAAAGAACGAAACATGTGTCATCGGTTTTCCACGAATGAAGTTAAGCACCAGCCTAAGTTTAAGGCCTACGCTTGCCGCTTTGGGTCTCGAGTCTTTATTCGATCCAGTAACAGCAGATTTGAGCCTTATATCTCAATCCAATGTCGTAACCAATATGAATAACAGAAACCAGACGAACGTGAGGCCATCAGAATCACGGTCGAAATTAATTCCTACCATAACTACTTCACAGAATGGTAATGAAAAGAAACCACAGAATTACAACGACATGATATACTTCCCCTCTCGTTTTTATTCTTCCTCAGAATCGAGAAACGAAGATCAAACAGGTCGTGTGGTAAAACGAAATTACTTTACGTACGAAGACAAAATTCGTGGTTACAACGTGGAACAATGGGCGAATGGGTTTTTCCTCAGAAAGACTCGTGATATTCGTGACgttaaaggaaagaaagataGGAGCTCGTATACAGTGGAGGGCAGATCCAAAGAATATCACGATAATGCAAAGATTGTAAATCTCGAAGAAAACAAGTATCGTTTCGAAGAACAAACAGAAAGAAATAGAAGGCAAACCAGACCAATTGATCAAAACTTCCTGGACTTTGTGAGACATCAGAATCTTCCATCATACGGGCTGGACAGTCTTAGAAATAGCGCAAATCTGGTCAACCCACATCTCTTCGCTACAGATGTTCTTCAAAAGGTAGAAATGGATATCACAGAAAAAGGTACCGAAGCCGCAGCCGTGACTAGCGTTGTATTGGAGCGTGATGGAAGTCAGAAGAAGTTCATTGCGAATCGACCCTTCATCTTCTTCATCAGACACGACCCATCGAAGCTCGTGCTCTTCTGGGGCACGATAAACGTTCCAACGCCAAATTATCCGACTACCTAA
- the LOC100647974 gene encoding leukocyte elastase inhibitor isoform X2 codes for MKTTLIFLCLTATCFGQLIYPDDKLLASTTVPSSIFPNIPQNVQSQDSVKSTINSYQVSSQLPRTSPPILGLGAPRRTKVSYPTTTENTLQDWGNHVNNIIANGVLKFGLDVEREIHRTRGVSLIEQRDNIVFSPTSLAAILAIVLAGSAGRTFDEASKVLGLEAGIDISQNSEVVHQMFGVLLSQLQSKESAGILLPQLNFATAAYVQDGFPILPQFKLLSKEIYQTDIFNVDFIRNGKGAEEMINMWVRQKTKGKITSILNHVPGSGTAMILLSALYFNGEWDQYFLDGATKRRPFFIEPNETVSVNMMYNGGTFPFYLDKKLGAKIIGFPYKGRELSMYVLLPTTPGAKALREFKNKLTVDIIENLIKNAKNETCVIGFPRMKLSTSLSLRPTLAALGLESLFDPVTADLSLISQSNVVTNMNNRNQTNVRPSESRSKLIPTITTSQNESRNEDQTGRVVKRNYFTYEDKIRGYNVEQWANGFFLRKTRDIRDVKGKKDRSSYTVEGRSKEYHDNAKIVNLEENKYRFEEQTERNRRQTRPIDQNFLDFVRHQNLPSYGLDSLRNSANLVNPHLFATDVLQKVEMDITEKGTEAAAVTSVVLERDGSQKKFIANRPFIFFIRHDPSKLVLFWGTINVPTPNYPTT; via the exons ATGAAGACTACGCTTATATTCTTGTGTCTCACGGCCACTTGCTTTGGTCAACTAATCTATCCAGACGATAAATTACTCGCGTCTACGACCGTTCCTTCATCCATTTTTCCAAATATCCCTCAAAATGTACAGTCACAAGATTCTGTAAAGAGTACAATCAATTCCTATCAAGTAAGTTCGCAATTACCACGAACTTCACCGCCAATACTTGGACTCGGTGCACCGCGAAGAACAAAGGTATCATATCCAACTACTACCGAAAACACGTTGCAAGACTGGGGCAATCAT GTGAACAATATCATCGCTAATGGAGTACTGAAATTCGGTCTGGACGTAGAACGAGAGATCCATAGAACTCGAGGCGTATCCTTGATCGAACAACGGGACAACATAGTTTTTTCGCCAACTAGCCTTGCCGCGATATTGGCAATCGTTCTTGCAGGTTCTGCGGGTAGGACTTTCGATGAAGCGTCCAAGGTTCTTGGATTAGAGGCCGGGATTGATATCTCACAAAATTCTGAGGTTGTTCACCAGATGTTTGGCGTGCTTTTGTCCCAACTTCAAAGTAAAGAATCTGCTGGGATACTTCTACCGCAACTGAACTTCGCCACAGCGGCATACGTGCAG GATGGATTTCCAATACTGCCGCAATTCAAGTTACTTAGTAAAGAGATTTATCAAACCGATATATTCAACGTGGATTTTATTAGAAATGGAAAAGGGGCAGAGGAGATGATAAACATGTGGGTGCGGCAGAAGACGAAAGGCAAAATTACAAGTATCCTAAACCATGTGCCGGGGTCAGGAACAGCGATGATTCTTTTATCAGCGCTCTACTTTAATGGAGAATGGGACCAATACTTTTTGGATGGAGCTACGAAAAG GAGACCATTTTTCATTGAGCCAAACGAGACAGTTAGTGTCAACATGATGTATAATGGAGGCACGTTTCCGTTCTACTTAGACAAGAAATTGGGCGCGAAGATCATTGGTTTTCCATACAAGGGTCGCGAA CTCTCGATGTATGTTCTGCTTCCAACAACTCCAGGTGCAAAAGCTCTTCGAGAATTCAAGAATAAACTAACAGTTGACATAATCGAGAATTTAATTAAGAATGCAAAGAACGAAACATGTGTCATCGGTTTTCCACGAATGAAGTTAAGCACCAGCCTAAGTTTAAGGCCTACGCTTGCCGCTTTGGGTCTCGAGTCTTTATTCGATCCAGTAACAGCAGATTTGAGCCTTATATCTCAATCCAATGTCGTAACCAATATGAATAACAGAAACCAGACGAACGTGAGGCCATCAGAATCACGGTCGAAATTAATTCCTACCATAACTACTTCACAGAATG AATCGAGAAACGAAGATCAAACAGGTCGTGTGGTAAAACGAAATTACTTTACGTACGAAGACAAAATTCGTGGTTACAACGTGGAACAATGGGCGAATGGGTTTTTCCTCAGAAAGACTCGTGATATTCGTGACgttaaaggaaagaaagataGGAGCTCGTATACAGTGGAGGGCAGATCCAAAGAATATCACGATAATGCAAAGATTGTAAATCTCGAAGAAAACAAGTATCGTTTCGAAGAACAAACAGAAAGAAATAGAAGGCAAACCAGACCAATTGATCAAAACTTCCTGGACTTTGTGAGACATCAGAATCTTCCATCATACGGGCTGGACAGTCTTAGAAATAGCGCAAATCTGGTCAACCCACATCTCTTCGCTACAGATGTTCTTCAAAAGGTAGAAATGGATATCACAGAAAAAGGTACCGAAGCCGCAGCCGTGACTAGCGTTGTATTGGAGCGTGATGGAAGTCAGAAGAAGTTCATTGCGAATCGACCCTTCATCTTCTTCATCAGACACGACCCATCGAAGCTCGTGCTCTTCTGGGGCACGATAAACGTTCCAACGCCAAATTATCCGACTACCTAA